The genomic stretch GGTCGACGATGCCACGCAGGCCAGCCTGACTTTCTTACCAAGCAAGGAAGAAGCCGTCACGGGCGCCGATGCCCTGGTGGTGGTAACCGAATGGAAGGAATTCAAGAGCCCCGACTTTGGGTATCTGAAGTCGGTGCTCAACGCGCCAGTAATCTTTGATGGGCGCAATCTCTACGAACCCGAAGCGATGGCTGCACTCGGAATTGACTACCATGCTATCGGACGTCCGCATGTCGAAGCCCAATCCTCCGAGCGCGGCTGAGGCCGACGCCAGCTGCGCGACGGTGCCGCGCGAGCGGCTCGCCGCATCGCGCGTGCTCGTGGTTGGCGACGTGATACTCGACCGCTACTGGTTCGGCAAAGTTAACCGGATCTCGCCCGAGGCACCGGTTCCGGTAGTGCACGTGCAGCGGCAGGAGGAGAGGCTCGGTGGCGCGGCCAACGTAGCCCGAAATATCGTCACGCTCGGCGCGAACGCAGGCTTGCTCTGCGTCGTCGGTACCGATGAACCAGGCGAGCGCATCGTCCGCCTGCTCAGCGAGAGCGGCGTGGAAACCCATCTCGAGCGCGACGCGCAACTGTCCACCACCATCAAGTTGCGCGTGCTAGCCCAACAGCAGTTGCTGCGCGTCGATTTTGAAGCCTCGCCCCAGCACGAGGTGCTGCTGGCTGGGCTGGCGCGCTTCGACACGCTGCTGCCTTCGTACAGCATGGTACTGATGTCCGACTATGCCAAGGGCGGGCTAACACACGTCACGACCATGATCCCCAAGGCACGCGCGGCGGGTTTGCCGGTTTTGGTCGATCCAAAGGGCACCAATTGGGCGCGCTACTGCGGCGCCTCGCTGATCACGCCGAACCACGTCGAACTGCGCGAGGTGGTGGGCGGCTGGCATTCCGAGGACGACCTGCGCGCGCGGGTGCGCGAGTTGCGCGCCTCGTTGGCGCTCGATGCACTGCTGCTGACGCGCTCGGAAGAGGGCATGACGCTGTTCTCCAATGCCGGAGAGCTGAACGTGCCTGCGCTCGCGCGCGAGGTGTTCGATGTCTCCGGTGCGGGCGACACGGTGATTGCCACCGTCGCGGCCATGCTTGGCGCGGGGCTCTCGCTCGACGCGGCCGTGATACTGGCCAATCGTGCGGCGGGCATCGTGGTCGGCAAGCTCGGCACGGCCACCGTCGAATATGGCGAACTGTTCAACTGAGCATTGCGCGCGCCATGTGCCGTTTCGTACTTCTATCGGAGTTGTTGCATAAATCGAGCGTGAAGACTCAATGGCATCGACGGGGCGTTGTTGCATAAATCGAGCGAGATCCGTTGAAGTTTACGCGCAACGGTCGCGGGGCCAGCCCCCTATCAAGTCAGATTCCAGAGTAACTGCCTAATTTTTGTCAGGAAAAAGCACAAGGACATACACAAGACAGGTGAGCCGAAGACACGCTACCGTGTCAGGAATTGGGCGGCCTATAATGAAGGCCTGATCAACCGGGGGAACGTGACGATATGGATAGATGAAGCTGTCCTTGCCAGAATACCCGACGCCATACCCACAGGTGGTCGCCCATCTATACCGGTGATACGCCTGATTCAGGCATTACTTGGCGTGAAGACCATCTATCGACTGACGTTGCGCGCCCTGCAAGGTTTTTCACCCAAAGTCTGCGCGATTGGCCTTCCCGAGCTTGCCGGTGCCGAATTACACCACGCTCTGTCGCCGGGCAAAAACGCTGGATGTCGAACTGCCGTTCTTTCTCGACAAAGAACCGATGCATCTGGATGTCGACAGCACCGGTCTGAAGGTCTATGGCGAAGGTGAGTAGAAGAGGTGCTCCAGCAGGGCTACTCGAAGCGGCGCACGTGGCGTAAAGTCCATCTCGCGCTCAACGCAATACGGGTTAAGTGCATGCCGCGCTAATGACGAATCAAAATGTGGCTGACGGTGACGTTCTGGCCAACTTGCTCGACCAAAGTCCACGCGAAGAACAAAGCGATGTCATCGGCGGTGACGGTGACTACGACACCAAGCCATGCCATGCGGCCATTTCTGCACGGCAGTGCTATTCCTTCAATTCCGCCACGCAAGGGTGCCGCTCATTGGTCAGCGGATATGCCCAGTGTGGCATGGCGTAATGGCGCGGTTGATGCAATTGCCCGTGACGGTCGTCGAGAATGGAAGCAAGACAGTGGCCACCACCGGTGATCGCCTGCCGAGAATGCGATGTATCGGTTCAAGACCCTCACCGGAAACTGTCTCTGGGCGCGTCGTCGCAATCAACCACATGGCGGATCTCGCTCGTTCGCAATCCGTTCGTATCGCATGAAATTATGCACGTCCGATGCCATGGCGTCCTCACGTTCGATTTATGCAACAACGCCATTTTCTTGGCAAAAATTAGGCAGTTACTCTGAAATCTGACTTGATAGGGGGCTGGTCCCGCGACCGTTGCGCGTAAACGTCAACGGATCTCGCTCCATTTATGCAACAACGCCCAGTAAACTCGTCAGCGCCATGCGTGTCCTTATTCGTACCCATAGGCACGGAGCCCTGCTTCGTTGTCAGCCCAGCCACTCTGCACCTTGACGAAGATTTCGAGATAGACCGATCTATCGAACAGCGTCTCCATGTCAAGCCGCGCCTCGGTGCTAATCTGCTTGAGCTTGGCCCCCTTCTTGCCAATCACCATCGCCTTGTGTGAATGGCGCTCGACCAGGATGGTGGCGAACACTCGCGTCAGGCACCCTTCCTCCTCAAAATTGTCGATGAGCACGGTGCTAGTGTACGGAAGCTCGTCGCTGGTCCAGCGGAATACCTTCTCGCGCAGGATCTCGGCGGCAAGGAAGCGCGAGCTGCGATCGGTCAGATCGTCCTCGTCGTAGATCGGCTCGCCTTCCGGCAGGTAGGGCTTGAGCGTCTCCAGCAGGCGGCTAATGTCGTCGACATGCTTGGCCGACAGGGGCACCATTTCGGTGAACTCGCGCAGCTCGCCCATCTGCTTCAGGAACGGGAACAGCGAACTCTTGTCGGTGATCCGGTCAAGCTTATTGAGGATCAGCAGGGTCGGCACGCTCTTTGGGCTCAAGTCAAGCACCTTCTGGTCGTCTGGACCGAAGCGGCCCGCTTCGATCATGAACAGGATCGCGTCGACCGCGATCACCGTCGAGGTGACAGTGCGATTCAGCGAGCGGTTCAACGCGGTACTGTGGCGGGTCTGAAAACCGGGCGTGTCGACGAAGATGTACTGCGCGTCTGACAGCGTATGGATGCCAGTGATGCGGTGGCGCGTGGTCTGCGCCTTACGCGAGGTGATGCTGATCTTCCGGCCCACCAGTGCATTCATCAGCGTCGACTTACCGACGTTGGGCCGACCGACGATGGCGATGACGCCGCAACGGAAACTGGCTGGAATGACGGGTGCGTTCATATCAGGCTGCTTCAATTCCAGGGCGTGATGGATGAAGCCTCCCGCCCAAGAGGCGGGAGGCTGTCTTTCGACACGGCGGAGTAGTGTTCCATTCGTAGTTGAATATGGCGTTGTTGCATAAATCGAGCGTGAGGACGCCATGGTATCGCCTGAAATTATGCCCGTCGATACCATGGCGTCCTCACGCTCGATTTATGCAACAACGCCGCCCGTGTCTATACGGCGATACGCTGATTCGGGAATTACTTGGCGTGAAGACCGTCTATCGACTGACGTTGCGCGCCCTGCAAGGTTTCACCCAAAGTCTGCGCGATCTGGCCTTCCCGAGCTTGCCGGTGCCGAATTACACCACGCTCTGGCGCCGGGCAAAAACGCTTGATGTCGAACTGCCGATCCTTCGCGACAATAAACCGATCCATCTGGTTATCGACAGCACCGGTCTGAAGGTCTATGGGGCGTTGTTGCATAAATCGAGTGTGAGGACGCAATAGCATCGACGGGCAATTTCAGGCGATACGAACAGATTGCGGACGAGCGAGGTCCGCCATACGCTTGATGAAGCCGACGCGAATGGAGACCTCGGTCGCCTGCGCCTCGATGTGACGCGCCCAGAGACAGTTGCCGGTGAGGGTCTTGAACCGATACATCGCATTCTCGGCAAGCGATCGCCGGTGGTAGCCACTGTCTTGCTTCCATTCTCGACGACCGTCACGGGCAATTGCATCAACCGCGCCATTACGCCACGCCGCACCGGGCATATCCGCTGGCCAATGAACGGCACCCTCGCGTGGCGGAATCGAAGGAATAGCACTGCGTGCAGCAATGGCCGCATGGCATGGCTTGGTGTCATAGGCACCATCACCGCCGATGACATCGATTTGTTCTTCGCGTGGAATCTGGTCGAGCAACTTGGCCAGAGCGTCACCGTCAGCCACATTCTGATTCGTCATTAGCGCGGCATGCACTTGACCCGTATTCGCGTTGAGCGCGAGATGGACTTTACGCCACGTG from Burkholderia sp. encodes the following:
- the rfaE1 gene encoding D-glycero-beta-D-manno-heptose-7-phosphate kinase; the protein is MSKPNPPSAAEADASCATVPRERLAASRVLVVGDVILDRYWFGKVNRISPEAPVPVVHVQRQEERLGGAANVARNIVTLGANAGLLCVVGTDEPGERIVRLLSESGVETHLERDAQLSTTIKLRVLAQQQLLRVDFEASPQHEVLLAGLARFDTLLPSYSMVLMSDYAKGGLTHVTTMIPKARAAGLPVLVDPKGTNWARYCGASLITPNHVELREVVGGWHSEDDLRARVRELRASLALDALLLTRSEEGMTLFSNAGELNVPALAREVFDVSGAGDTVIATVAAMLGAGLSLDAAVILANRAAGIVVGKLGTATVEYGELFN
- the era gene encoding GTPase Era, whose protein sequence is MNAPVIPASFRCGVIAIVGRPNVGKSTLMNALVGRKISITSRKAQTTRHRITGIHTLSDAQYIFVDTPGFQTRHSTALNRSLNRTVTSTVIAVDAILFMIEAGRFGPDDQKVLDLSPKSVPTLLILNKLDRITDKSSLFPFLKQMGELREFTEMVPLSAKHVDDISRLLETLKPYLPEGEPIYDEDDLTDRSSRFLAAEILREKVFRWTSDELPYTSTVLIDNFEEEGCLTRVFATILVERHSHKAMVIGKKGAKLKQISTEARLDMETLFDRSVYLEIFVKVQSGWADNEAGLRAYGYE